TTTGACAGGAAGCCATCATACAAAGGTGACTGAAGATCCCTGAGAGAGTAGCCAGGATCAGAGTTCTAACTTTATTATATTTGTTTCTGGAATCTGGACATCCTGGAAGGAGTAGAACTTTGAGCCAGCCATGTCTGAAGCATCTGCTGACCACTGACTACTTGGCAGGCTGAATCACAGGGGTGCTGTGGAGGTCAACCTTGCTACAGGCTCTGAGGTATTACCACAATACATATAATAAATGTATAATCTATTTTGAGTTGTGGGCATAGGCGGCACATGAGTCTTTTCTTTAGGAAGGCTACGAAATGTCTGAAGCCCCCTAGAAGTGTGTCTTCATCCCCTACCTGGCCCCAGCCTTATGCTCTGTCATGGGGCTTTTCACTGTTCCCTCAGGCTCCTTACTGTCCCCTCGTACCCCCCCATGGGATCTTCACTGCCCCCTTATCCCCAGGGACCTTACTGCCCCACCAAGCCCAACAGGGTTCAGTCCCATCATTTCCCCCCAGCTCACACCCTGTGAGGTccttggaggggaaggggagagacccGTACTGTAGCAAGGGGAGGCAGGGTGGCTCAGGGGTGTGGCTGCCTGTGGAGCTTGGGTTAAGCCGGAGATAGCCCTCAGGAGGCAGGAGCTCCATGGCCGCCACCACTTCCTGCTTGTAGTGCGGAGGGCGGCACAGCTCATTTGGTTcccagttagggttgccaacccttcaggattggcctggagtctctaggaattaaagatgcatctttaattaaagattatgtcatgtgattaaatcttcagaaatacatccaaccaaaaattggcaaccctattcccAATGCTGGGAGTTGCCTGGCTCCAACTGAACCAGGTCAGTGCTGAGGGGAGCTAGGCACAGGCTcacaggctccagcagcagctgctttgaCACAGCCACACAAGcatcctgccctgagctccccacctgGCCAAGTGCAGCACCACAGACAGCCCAGAGATGCACCTGGGCAGCACGCGAGCGGGGCCACAGTCCAGGTGCCAGTGGCCCtcccacttctagggagcttcctgTGCTCTTAGTTGGCAGACCAGCACTCCTCTAAAGGGTGGTGACTGCACTGCATCTGGCATTTGCCCCCTGCATGGCCAGCCTTTTTTATTCTGGGGGAGGCTGAGCCTTCCCAAGCCACTTATATGCACTGCCCATGGTTTTGGGAGCATAATCTTGCATTCAGCTCTCACCCAGAGATAGAAACAGAAGTGGTGACTGCTGTGGATATGTACTGTAACTTGAGACAGAGGAAttaggaagagagaaaaaagacaAACAGGAACTTATATATagtttctaaggcctggtctacacccaGGGGGGAGGTGGAaaatcaacctaagatatgcCACTTGAGCTACGAGACCTGAggtctgatttaaggtttcgcgtgccagtaacacattttaacatttttaggagatctctttctataagtctataatatgtaactaaactattgttgtatgtaaagtaaataaggttttcaaaatgtttaagcagcttcatttaaaattaaattaaaatgcagagccccccggaccggtggccagggcctggacagtgtgagtgccattgaaaatcagtttgcatgcCGCCTTCAACAAGCGTGCCGTACGTTGCCTACACCTGCAATAGACACACGCAGCGGCTGCAAACACTTCCCTGTGGAAACTGAACGTGATCATGAACCCACACTATCCCGCTGGAGCACACCACTCCCTCCTCCGGATGGCACATGCATGGCTGCACAGGTGCCAATTTTCCAAAGTGCCAGTGGGTGATGTGAGGGGGTGACGTGGAGGCACATAATGCGTGCTATTCAGCAATGATCAGAGTATTTGGAACAGAAGTGACCAATATACTCTTCAAGACTCTGGGCCAAACTTAGCCATGCTGTCAGACCGCTCCGTGCTACAATAGCAGCACTCTATTCACAGGAGTGCAGGCAGAGAACTTCGCTGCTTTATTTAACTGCATCACAAACTGagtggtgtgggaggagggggaacctTCCACTGACAACAGAAAGTAGGGTAGAGCATAGCCTCATGCCCTATTGCTCTGGATAATCCAGTTAACTTCATTACCAGAATTTCTTGAAAATGGCAGAGTTGTGGTTAGCTTTGTTTGCTGGACTCAGTGCTACTGCTGGCATGAAGTCATGCAGCTGATTGCTCAGATTCAAAGAACAGTTCATAAGTCTTTGCCATGAATCTGACAGTGGGTTCTTTGAAGTACTGTGGAAACTGCACACTGGTGCAAACTATTCTGGGGCACATCTCAGGAGGATAGTTCGTGACTCAGCAGTTCAAGGAAGAGACAAAGAGTTTCATTTCCTAGTTTCTGCAATAGATGTGGTATAGTACTGTCTGGTATATCTTCCCATTAAAGAATAAGCAAATGCATATAAAATATGACACCAACTAAAAGCAACAACTGCAAACTAATTCATCCACTGCTCCTTGCATTTTTCATTGTCAATGGATAGGTATTACTTCTGTCAGAATAGAAGCACTGTTGGGAGCATTCTGATGTGCTTGAGAAACACAGAGCCACTGTCTTTCTGGTCTTGCTTACATATCTTCTGTTCCTCCTGCAAGTATGACCTTGATGAAGATACCAGTCTCTTGTAGTAACTCATTCTGAGTGTCGGGAGCAGAGGGTTCACAGGGTACTGCTTTTGTTATTTTCAGCTTTTctttgaaaatgcaaaataaGAGAAGGTAGCTGTAGCAATCATGATATCTACGAATTCTAAGAAACTGAAAGCCATCCAGGCTGGACTCCTCAGTGTCATTCACAAATCTGCATCAGCGCAGAGGACGGATGGAGGGAAACCCTAGAGTAAAAAAGAGTTTTAACAGGTTGCTGACAAAGCCGGAAGCCATGTGATGAATGAAGCTAGTCTTAGCTAGTGATTTGGTAACCTCAAAACGTTCGAAGTTTTGTCTTTGTTTCCAATAAATATCTGAATTTCAGATGCTTATCAAGACCACAGCAGTATGCAAAACTCAGTTTAAAATTTCACAAGGACAAAAGTGCAATGTAAAGGAAAGGAAATGCCTGCTTTATCTGCCTCATATTCTCACTGAGTGGGTGCATGGAAGTTAAAAGTATGAATACTAAATAGTTACCCACATTTTTTCATACTACTAAAATTGTTTTGCTGGAGACTTAAGTAAGTTCTTGATAGAAACAAGCCTGATCAGAGCCCAGTGTTGGAATACCCCCCAAACTTTTGGTTCTGTCTTGATCCAAATCTTTCAGCTTGCATCTAGCTctagttcttattttatctgagTTAGTTTGTCTATTTCTAGTTCTAGAGTAACAAATTGCAACCTACGAGTCCACTTTGAGAAATTTCCCAAGCCAAGAATGAATTATTAAGGGGAACTATATCTCTTAGCTcaaattatgataatctagtaTAGTGCCTTGAAGCTTTTCACCCTACAGACCATCAGTTAAAGCATGAAATTAGCTATAAAACTTTAACCATACCTTTCCCTTTGAAAAAGCTTTTTAGCTATACAGAAGCTTGCAAGACACTTTCACTTCTCCAGAGGAAATGTTCAGTATTTCAGATCAGAATAATTTCCTTGATTCAGAGGAACCATCCTGTCCTTGtgaaaattttttaaaactatttcacATATCCTCAATGTGTTTTCTGAACTTTGTCCATCTTTCTGATGGACTGTCGTATCAGATCTAAAATCTTGGGATTGGCACAGTGTGATAGGATCCCCCAggatgcagcctgggactgtgggaccgctgtgcccACGGACtcactccagcctgggctgtctctcacagtgcctttctagtgaccagcagcaagccCCTCCACGTGCTATCACttagcacaacagcatgtggagccccacacagaGCTATATTGCATATTTGCtctcagagccactcatgaatcacacagagaaaggcaccagagtgaaatcccctcagctcccagcactgtacctcagaatatgccatcttgcactgctcaagatgggcaatgcaaatttattaattggttcaacACTTCAGCAATGGAAAATGGACATATACCCGCCTTTttcaaacctgagcagatttgccccACACTttatacaaactcactggtaaagttaaacagttaaacaaatgtattgactataaaaggtagattttaagtgatattaaatgacaggcaaaaagtcagagttagtcaccaaaagaaataaaatatacgcacacagtctaaactctcaaccctattagactggacagcaactagattaagcagtttttctcaccccattggatattgcagtccttaatatacagatttgttccttaaacctgggccagtctcctctgttggagtcttgtcttcttctcagtaTCTTAGTTGCTTGCCGTGTAGGttgaggcaggagaaaaggtcCAGTATGTGTGcactctgttttataccctcagtccatgtgcttggaaaacacTTGTGCAGGCATGTCTTTTTGGGCCTTGCTGAGTCTCTAGGCAAGGCTCAGAAATTCCCCCaatgtggcctcatgcaggtagGGCACTGCATCGtaactcccttgctggacaatggttgttgatgggttgATTGGTACCCCAGACGGGTGCTGGCTACTTTCCtggctgttgcctctggggagctaatgtCTGGCTAATttcccaatttacagcatgttttagtgaccatcatacaacacaattctcataacttcatatgcattaatgatacacatatatggatagagaaattacTTTCCGCTGgccataacctttcccctgataccttacaaagcATACTTTATATGTAACATCACAATCATATGTacatgaggaatatgggggttacagggcacTCACCCAAGGTACAAAATGTCACACATAGGGGCAATCAGGTTCTCTCTGAAAGTTTTGTGAAATCCAGCAGTGTGCCGCAacttgcagcagtgttgggaacCATGAGATGCATCCCTGGCAGTTACTGTGTTTAACATGATTGAATGCAGAGTCAGTGTGAATGTAGGGCATAACAGCAAACCTGCTGTACACACCTGTGCATTGTAAGTGTGGAAACACTTGCCCTGTGTTAGTTTGCATTGAGCTAAATTACTTGGAAGTCTCAACTGATTTCAGTCTTTAGTACAGATAAGATGTGTTTACATTAGAGAATGGTATCAGTGGTAACTGAACCAGTGAGATTGCAATACTGAGCGTCCATGCTGGACATTCGGTTTCAGGTGCACACACACAATGCTTACCGCAAGCATTGCAGAGCCAGTGGATCACTGTACCTCTTCAACAAAGCCCAGCTCACTAGAACAGTTGCATAATGTCTATGGTTTATAATAATGCCTGTTAGCACCTGTACTATGATTGGTTTGTTCCATCACCTGTTTCTGGTGATTCTATTCCTGCACTCTACCCAAGGAGCTGCATGTGCAATGTAATGGAGACGGTGTTATGCCCTCATGTTGCAGATGCCACGGCAAGGAGTCACCAGCGCGACCGCCTCCCTCCCAAGCTGGTGGTGATTAACTAAATGTGAGGCTGGCAGCCTACTTGAAAAAGTATCTGTGAAGTTAGGTGTCTGAAGAGATAAGGATCCTGATTTATTCTCTTCCTTAATTTATCCAGTAATTTATTACTCTTAATTTTGCTGCAGTGTCTTTTTCTTGCTTTGTGGTTGTTTCTGTTTAGTAGCTAACTTTCCTTTCTTGCATTTCCCTCTAGAATTTAGAGGTAGGATTCATCCAGCCCTGAATAACCGCACAGAACAGGTGTGTGAGGAGAGATGGCACACATGGGAGGGACGCAGAGAAGGTAAGTGGGAAAATAGAGGGAGAATGAGAACGAGCAGTATTATCAATGATCACCCCAACCCTTCAGAAATGCAGCTCTCCTTTTTCCTGCTGGTAGGCTGCTAAAGTTGCTGCTTTTAACCTGAAAAGTTTCCACAATTTGAAAAGAATTCTTAAGATGCCTAACTCCTTACTGGTGTTACTGCTTTGGTACCATTCTGATTTACCTGCTCATAACTATCAAGTGATGGATGAATGAATATATCAGATGAAGCCTTACAGCAGAAAACCCTGTATGTGGCTTTGTCTGTAGTTTTCCCCTTAGGAGTTGCATTGATGTTCATTCTGAAGTGCATGCCACTACTTCCAAGACAAAAGTGGCTTCTTTTATAATTAAAAGGATAAGTGATTCCTGTAACCTatatagaaaaatattttacattaacAGGTGGGAATCTTAATAGCTAATCTTCACACTGTTTATTTCAAGTTATACCGATGAATAAATACACTTAAAATCTAATCATTGTCGCATAAATATCTACCAGTAATTTTGCAGTTTCTTTGGAGAGATGGATTACATATCATTATTGCCATCAGAACTTTATGGTAGGACTGACAACTTGCAGGATATTACAGTATATGTGTAAGTAGCCAGTATAATTTTACCCTGATAATTAGGAAACATtgactgtaaaataaataagagaCAAAATGCTACAGTGAAGAAGGCTACAATTGCCATTAAACTATTTCAAATGCTGCACAAACATATTTGGGGCTTAATTCCTTTTGTGGTCATGCAATTTTCATATGGTGTACTTATACACAGTGCAAAAGATCAGGTGTACAGTATATGGCTTTTTTATAAACTCTCTATTTGTTGGTTTTAATAAGCTAGTCTGCTTTCCCTCTTGGCTATGTGGATATTTAGTGTAGCATCTTCTTTAGGAGCTCAAAAGTTCTCAAGAGGACAGGGCAATTGATACTGAGTACATCTATTTTTCTGAGTTTTACTTTTTTCTTatggcctgatccagctcctgcTGAAGTTAATGAGCATCTGGGGagtttcactgacttcagaggcAGCCAGATCAGACCTTTCATGAGTCAGCCTGGATGCTGGTAATACTGAAAGTCTCATTTTTCTCCTAAATTCCACCAACTGTAGTTGAGGACAAAATCAGACCCAGTATGTCTTGTCCAATCTATATAAATACACTgtcacctcaacttttccttatTAGGAGGAATGTCACTCATTTTACCCTTGCGTTTGACTCATTCCTATTTCATGTAATATTTCATTGCTACAGGTAATTAGCATAGAAAATGTTACATCATGGAGCTAAGGGTTATAGATTATAGATAAGACTTTCATACTTGGCTGTCTAAAATAGGGATCCTAAATAaatatggcctgattttcaaagatgctgataCCTACAACTCTCTACTGACTTGAATGTGATTTGTGGGTGCTCAATGGGTCTGAAAATCAAGCTACCTATATatagcaggagtgggcaaactttttggcccaagggccacatctgggtatggaaattgtatggtgggccatgaatgctcacaaaattgggggttggggtgcagaagggggtgtgggctccagggtggggctggagatgaggggttgagggtgcaggagggtgctccaggctgggactgaggggtttggagggcaagagggggatcagtgctgggggagggggttgtggcgtGGGAGGGGGTCGGGTGCAGGCTCCGAGTGACGCTGATCTCAAGTAGCTCCCAGAACCAAtagcatgtcctccctccagctcctacgtggagTCGCAGCCAGGCAGTGTGCTAGCCCatcgcttggggtgggggcagtggggagagtcccctggctgcccctacgcatagaagccagagaggggacgtgccgctgcttccaggagttgcATGGTGCGGGGCAAGCTCCCAACTCcattccccagcaggagctcgagggcgagattaaaacatctggagggccagatgcggcctccaggccatagtttgcccacccctgttataTATAAGCGGCCTAAAGTTAAGCTTCTGCTTTCAAACTTTTAACTACTGACTAATGTTTATGTTTGGTTGAAAACTTTCTACTGaacttttttgatggaaaatagggatttcaactaatttttttttgcaacatctTTAACTTTTTTGCCAAACCTTGTTGACAAGTCATATTTTCAACAAAAATTTCTGCTGAAAATttttagaaaattattttttctgtttttgacaATTTTCCATTAAGGGGTTGGGGGAAGCACTTTCCAACCAGCTCTTCTAATGCCATTATGCTAAATAAATCCCGAATTGCCTAAAGCTTCTGGTATTATGGTTTTTTATATCTTCAGTCTGGGGTTTTGGCACACATCTGGGCTTTCGCCTCGGGTTCAGAAGTATGGTCAAATCCACCACTTCACCttgtaaatacaaaatataatCCAACCCATCTGTTGCTGTGAAGACAAATTTAAGAACCAGCAGAGACTAGCCCAAGTCTCATCTCCTTCCCCTTTCATTTCCAAAATCCTAATGACATTCCCTTGAGTaatgtgtttttccttttctttttctgctttccTTTTTCACCTTTCTTCTTAATCTTTTGACGTCTTCCTGAAAACAAACTTGAGTTCAGTTAAGATGTTAATCAAAATTCTGTtcagttacagtggtgtaaatctggaataacttccATTGTTTCAGTGGTGTCATTTCCATGCAATCTGATTGGAATTTGATCCTGTCTGAAGTGGCTGTGTAGAATTGCCATTTGCAGAATTCATGGCAGCTTCTTGCATGGCATTTGGCCTTACCATTAATATCACTTTGTATAGCAAATTCACAGACTTTTGAACTGATATTATTATCTCAACTTCAAGGCAGCTGGTAACTGTGACCCCATCCAACATGCCCTCTATCCCAAACCCAATACTCTTAAAAGAAACCAGATCGTCATCCCTGAAACCTGGGATGGAGCAGTAATGGTAatagttttgtgatgtggacacgaGCCTATGGACTTGGCCAAGACTGCCAGCTCATTTTATATTACTCATAGAACAGTCTTCAGATAGTATTGACTACCAGTTGCCACCAGTTTGCGCTGGATTAGAATGGGTGACCCTGAATGAATGGTTTTGTTTAATGAGGCAAAATTAACAGTGTAAGGCGTAAGGATTGAATATTCAGTACTCTAGTCATCACTCATTTCATACATGTCTCTTGTTAGAGAATCTCTGTGTTTATTGAAGTGTCATTTACACAGAAATTTCTCCCTGGGTTTCCTCTCTTACAGTTTAAGTCATTGTTTCAAAGAGTTTGAACATCTTTGCAAATCTCAGGTGACTTTGAAAGTTCCGAGCAGCAAATGCATAAAGCAGAGGGTTAATGCAACTGCTAATAAATGCCAGTGATCCAGAGATGTATACCCCCATTTCTGAGACCTCATCCAATGCCAAAGACATCTTCTGGTTAGAGTCCACTATCTGTGTTGAAACAATTTCTATTACATTAAACATATGATGTGGTAACCAACAAACAACAAAAGCCACAATCACGCTGGCAATCAGCCTCGCTGACCGCTGCCTAGATGAGTAAGTCATTGTGTTTATTCTTCTTCCAACACATACATAACAAGTAGAGATGATAACAAAAGGAATCACAAAACCTACAATAGTCTCCAACAAAAGGAACAATATCTTCTGCTGATCAGAAGTGTAGTTGCGACATGTGCACTGCTGACCAAACTTGGTTTCTTCAATTTCTTGAAATGGGATTATGGAAGCTCCAAGAGGAATAGACAGGAGCCAAAGGAGAAAGACAGCTTTGAGAATCACAGCTTTATTTTTCCACCTTTGAATTATGAATGGGTAAAACACAGCCATGAACCTCTCCAGGCTCAGTGTTGTAATTAGAAACACGCTGGCATACATATTGCAGTAAACAACAAAAACCAGTGATTTGCAGAAGGTGACTCCAAAGAGCCAGGTGTTAGCAAAGGAGTAAATCCAGACTGGTAAAG
Above is a genomic segment from Gopherus flavomarginatus isolate rGopFla2 chromosome 14, rGopFla2.mat.asm, whole genome shotgun sequence containing:
- the LOC127034486 gene encoding leukotriene B4 receptor 1-like, encoding MNRTEENSHLTWDSERSVVCTILSLSFAIGIPGNSIVIWTICGKVKQRSPTVMLILNLAISDILVLVTLPVWIYSFANTWLFGVTFCKSLVFVVYCNMYASVFLITTLSLERFMAVFYPFIIQRWKNKAVILKAVFLLWLLSIPLGASIIPFQEIEETKFGQQCTCRNYTSDQQKILFLLLETIVGFVIPFVIISTCYVCVGRRINTMTYSSRQRSARLIASVIVAFVVCWLPHHMFNVIEIVSTQIVDSNQKMSLALDEVSEMGVYISGSLAFISSCINPLLYAFAARNFQSHLRFAKMFKLFETMT